In one window of Luteitalea sp. DNA:
- a CDS encoding PIG-L family deacetylase: MTFPKMRALDTSRLMVRARFVSIALPTLLGAWLLGTGLHSTALLEDAGAAGAWQQLLKLTTTASVLHTTAHPDDEHGGLLAMLGRKQGVRVGLLTLNRGEGGDNAIGPELFDALGLIRTEELLVAGRYYGVDDQYFTTVVDYGFSKRLDEALEKWGREHVLRDMVRVIRMNRPLVIVSRFQGNDRDGHGNHQAAGLLTREAYEAAADPTAFPEQVAEGLRPWPALKLYVGGVQEGENWSVRLNTGEYSPWLGDSYANFGRLGLSFQRSQVSGRFRRVVGASYSYYRRIDSKVPASDQEGDLFDGIDTTLAGLFGLFRKTAPEGVETALATIDAAVEKAMKTFSPTDPSASVPALVEGLQATRAALRAAAAEPDARFILEIKEAQFMQAINAALGLDFTAMAQPAGIPESTASSAPFTPQPTMPPVVPGQRFDVLTTLTNRGRLSISPTEITLTTAPGWNVTNGPAKLGSLGMNETASQGLSVRLSDDAAITSRPYFSRESIAESRYTISEREQFGRPAGAPAAIALARYTVNGVAVEAHDVVRRREANLPYGDELRELQVVPPLALTVSPTNAIIPVAAPKKEIPLQVELLNNVEGRSAGELSLILPAGWSSRPSAMPFAFSSAGERAVYRFTVFADSIDDREYEVQAVARTNGGEYRDGYETVAQRDLETRYLYRPATSHVRGVDVDVAPGLSVGYVMGVGDQVPAAIAQLGARVTLLDAEELSTGDLSRFDAIMTGTRAYAVREDLRTHNQRLLDYVREGGNLIVLYNTQEFVPEKWAPFPAALPREAEEVSEEDSPVEILAADHQVFTWPNRITNDDFDGWVEQRGSKFFTTWDPAYTPMIAAHDQGQDPQRGGWVWARHGRGHYTYFAYAFHRQLPYGVPGAYRLLANLLALSQPSPPFRAASARQAREGCLAEAREACGGGDHREGILITRSAERRADRQWQHAVPERSLRPTRPAAARPGRRETRLDRAHEHRRADSRRWWRRASRPTDRRALPLPRAASPG, translated from the coding sequence ATGACGTTTCCCAAGATGCGCGCGCTTGACACGTCAAGATTAATGGTGAGAGCACGCTTCGTTTCGATCGCGCTGCCCACGCTGCTGGGGGCCTGGCTGCTCGGCACTGGCCTCCACTCGACCGCGTTGCTTGAGGACGCCGGTGCCGCCGGAGCGTGGCAGCAGCTCCTGAAGCTCACGACGACGGCGAGCGTCCTGCACACCACGGCGCATCCGGACGATGAGCATGGCGGTCTCTTGGCCATGCTGGGCCGGAAGCAAGGCGTGCGTGTGGGCCTGCTGACGCTGAACCGCGGCGAGGGGGGCGACAACGCAATCGGTCCAGAATTGTTCGATGCCTTGGGCTTGATTCGCACCGAGGAGCTGCTCGTTGCAGGCCGGTACTACGGCGTTGACGATCAGTACTTCACGACCGTCGTCGACTATGGGTTCTCGAAGCGTCTAGACGAGGCGCTCGAGAAGTGGGGCCGCGAGCACGTCCTTCGCGATATGGTGCGCGTCATCCGCATGAATCGGCCGCTCGTCATCGTCTCTCGCTTCCAGGGCAACGACCGTGACGGCCACGGAAACCACCAGGCCGCCGGCTTGCTCACGCGGGAAGCCTACGAAGCCGCAGCGGATCCGACGGCGTTTCCCGAACAGGTAGCGGAGGGGCTACGTCCATGGCCAGCGCTGAAGCTGTATGTAGGCGGCGTGCAGGAGGGCGAGAACTGGAGCGTTCGCCTGAATACGGGCGAGTACAGCCCCTGGCTGGGAGATTCGTACGCCAATTTCGGCCGTCTTGGACTGAGCTTCCAACGGTCACAGGTCAGCGGTCGATTCCGCCGCGTGGTGGGTGCCTCCTATAGCTACTACCGAAGAATTGACAGCAAGGTACCAGCTTCGGACCAAGAAGGAGATCTCTTCGATGGCATCGACACGACTCTGGCTGGGCTCTTCGGCCTGTTTCGGAAAACCGCGCCGGAGGGAGTGGAGACGGCCCTCGCGACAATCGACGCGGCGGTCGAGAAGGCCATGAAGACGTTTTCTCCGACCGATCCGTCGGCGAGTGTTCCAGCGCTGGTCGAAGGTCTACAGGCTACTCGCGCAGCGCTGCGAGCCGCGGCGGCCGAGCCAGACGCGCGGTTCATCCTGGAGATCAAGGAAGCGCAATTCATGCAGGCCATCAACGCCGCGCTCGGTCTCGACTTCACGGCGATGGCGCAGCCGGCTGGCATCCCCGAGTCGACCGCTTCGTCGGCTCCATTCACACCGCAGCCCACGATGCCTCCTGTCGTTCCAGGGCAGCGCTTCGACGTGCTTACGACGCTCACCAACCGCGGACGTCTATCGATTTCACCGACCGAGATCACGTTGACCACTGCGCCGGGCTGGAACGTGACGAACGGACCGGCGAAGCTTGGCTCGCTGGGAATGAACGAGACGGCATCACAGGGCCTCTCCGTGAGGCTGTCAGATGATGCGGCTATCACGAGCCGGCCATACTTCAGCCGCGAATCTATTGCAGAATCGCGTTACACCATTTCGGAGCGGGAGCAGTTCGGTCGGCCGGCCGGAGCGCCTGCGGCCATCGCCCTTGCGCGCTACACGGTGAACGGCGTCGCCGTTGAGGCACACGACGTCGTTCGTCGGCGAGAAGCGAACCTCCCGTACGGTGACGAGCTGCGCGAGCTGCAGGTCGTTCCGCCTCTGGCCCTCACGGTATCACCTACAAATGCCATCATCCCGGTCGCCGCTCCGAAGAAGGAGATCCCGCTGCAGGTGGAGCTGCTCAACAACGTCGAAGGCCGGTCCGCTGGGGAGCTCTCGCTCATCCTGCCCGCGGGCTGGTCGTCCAGACCCTCGGCGATGCCTTTTGCTTTCTCGAGCGCCGGAGAGCGTGCTGTCTACCGCTTCACGGTATTCGCCGATTCGATCGACGACCGGGAGTACGAGGTGCAGGCCGTTGCGCGCACCAACGGTGGAGAGTATCGCGACGGCTACGAGACCGTCGCACAGCGAGACCTCGAGACGCGCTATCTCTATCGTCCCGCCACGAGCCATGTGCGCGGCGTAGATGTCGACGTCGCGCCTGGCTTGAGCGTGGGCTATGTGATGGGGGTCGGTGATCAGGTGCCCGCCGCCATCGCCCAGCTGGGCGCTCGCGTGACGCTCCTCGACGCCGAGGAGCTCTCCACCGGCGACTTGAGCCGCTTTGACGCCATCATGACCGGCACGCGTGCCTACGCGGTGCGCGAAGACCTCCGCACGCACAACCAGCGTCTGCTCGACTATGTCCGCGAAGGTGGCAACCTCATCGTGCTCTACAACACGCAGGAATTCGTGCCGGAGAAATGGGCGCCGTTTCCAGCCGCGCTCCCACGCGAAGCCGAAGAGGTGTCAGAAGAGGATTCGCCGGTCGAGATCCTTGCGGCGGATCATCAGGTGTTCACCTGGCCCAATCGGATCACGAACGATGACTTCGACGGCTGGGTCGAGCAGCGTGGGTCGAAGTTCTTCACGACGTGGGATCCGGCGTACACGCCGATGATTGCCGCACACGACCAAGGCCAGGACCCACAGCGCGGCGGCTGGGTCTGGGCCAGGCACGGTCGCGGTCACTACACTTACTTCGCCTACGCGTTTCATCGCCAGCTGCCTTACGGTGTTCCTGGTGCGTACCGCCTGCTCGCCAATCTGCTCGCGCTGAGCCAGCCTTCGCCGCCCTTTCGGGCGGCTTCGGCTAGGCAAGCCCGCGAAGGCTGTCTCGCCGAAGCACGCGAAGCGTGCGGAGGCGGAGACCATAGAGAAGGGATTCTTATTACTCGGAGCGCAGAGCGACGAGCGGATCGACAGTGGCAGCACGCCGTGCCGGAACGTAGCTTGCGGCCAACGCGACCAGCAGCAGCACGGCCGGGGCGACGAGAAACGCGGTTGGATCGAGCGCACGAACACCGAAGAGCAGACTCGAGACGGTGGTGGCGGCGAGCGTCCCGGCCAACAGACCGACGAGCGCTCCCGCTGCCGCGAGCCGCATCCCCTGGCTGA
- a CDS encoding FtsX-like permease family protein, whose translation MSWWHSIVKWGAGVRQHAREEDLNRELRAHLDLEAEEQRESGLTELDAAYAARRALGNVPLIKEDTRATWSWMLLERLVSDVRHAGRQLRQHPGFTAVAVLTIALGIGANTAVFSLINATLLYQPPYHEPSRLVDLWQNLPEAGMVRLGVSPAEYRDYRDRNRAFASTAAYETVALDATDGREAQRIKGVRIRPETILEPLAAEGAARARPVLLTFAAAVAFVLLIACSNVANLLLGRAAARRREIALRSALGASAGRLIRQLLTESLLLAGTGGVLGCLLAHLITSVATRVGPEQAPGLQSAAIDLRVLGFTVAVSLMTGLVCGLAPAIHSSRPNIGETLKSASRQGGDLGRSAQRARAALVIFETASAVVLLVCAALLIRSFVEVLQVSPGFNPEGVLVARTSFNRERYPDSPRRRLVERAIAERLRSLPGVTEVAITTHLPLADDRSIGFALEGSDPHDFYWANNTLVSGNYFSAMGIRLVRGRTFTDADSPEAPMVAVVNQTMAHTFWPGDDPIGKRILWAGRTLTIVGIAGDVRLQGLDGAVTPTVYNSVYQIESGATRNAVFVVRAATDVTRLGPDVRKIISSVDPGLPVFDVRRLDEIVAASLAARRFTMLLLASFAALALTLAVIGLYAVLSYLVAQRTSELGVRLALGASPRRIVCHVVSQGMRLAAAGALVGLLAGTLAATTVSSLLFGVRALDPTAFLVAPAVLLLVALAASYVPARRAATVDPLVALRSE comes from the coding sequence ATGAGCTGGTGGCACTCGATCGTGAAATGGGGAGCAGGCGTCCGGCAACACGCTCGCGAGGAAGATCTGAATCGCGAGCTCCGCGCTCACCTGGACCTGGAAGCGGAAGAACAACGCGAGTCCGGTCTTACCGAGCTGGACGCCGCCTATGCCGCTCGGCGAGCGCTCGGCAACGTGCCCCTGATCAAGGAGGATACGCGCGCGACTTGGAGCTGGATGTTGCTCGAGCGCCTGGTGAGCGATGTCAGGCACGCCGGCCGCCAGCTTCGCCAGCATCCCGGCTTCACTGCCGTCGCGGTGTTGACGATAGCGCTGGGCATCGGCGCGAATACGGCGGTCTTCAGCCTCATCAACGCGACGCTGCTTTACCAGCCGCCATATCACGAGCCGTCTCGGCTGGTGGATCTGTGGCAGAACCTGCCGGAAGCTGGGATGGTGCGTCTCGGCGTTTCCCCAGCCGAGTACCGCGACTACCGCGATCGCAACCGGGCGTTCGCCTCGACAGCAGCCTACGAAACAGTGGCGCTCGATGCCACCGATGGGCGCGAAGCGCAGCGAATCAAAGGCGTCAGGATCAGGCCGGAGACGATTCTGGAACCGCTCGCCGCCGAAGGAGCTGCTCGCGCGCGACCGGTGTTGCTGACCTTCGCGGCCGCTGTCGCGTTCGTGCTGTTGATTGCGTGTAGCAACGTCGCCAACTTGTTGTTGGGACGGGCGGCTGCCCGCCGGCGCGAGATCGCGCTGCGCAGCGCCCTGGGAGCGAGCGCCGGACGGTTGATTCGCCAGCTCCTGACCGAGAGCCTCCTACTGGCCGGTACCGGCGGCGTCCTCGGGTGCCTGCTCGCGCACCTCATCACGAGCGTGGCCACGCGTGTCGGACCGGAGCAGGCGCCGGGACTCCAAAGCGCCGCTATCGACCTCCGGGTGCTGGGCTTCACCGTAGCCGTCTCTTTGATGACCGGCCTCGTCTGCGGGCTCGCGCCGGCCATTCACTCGTCGCGGCCGAACATCGGCGAGACTCTCAAGAGTGCCAGCCGCCAAGGCGGCGATCTCGGCCGGAGCGCTCAGCGCGCCCGTGCCGCCCTCGTGATCTTCGAGACCGCGAGTGCCGTGGTGCTGCTGGTATGCGCTGCTTTGCTGATCCGCAGTTTTGTCGAGGTCCTTCAGGTGTCGCCGGGCTTCAATCCTGAGGGCGTCCTGGTAGCGCGGACGTCGTTCAATCGCGAGCGCTATCCCGACTCCCCGAGGCGAAGGCTGGTCGAGCGAGCAATCGCAGAGCGCCTACGCTCCCTCCCAGGTGTGACGGAGGTGGCCATCACGACGCACTTGCCGCTCGCCGATGACCGCTCCATTGGCTTTGCGCTCGAAGGCAGCGATCCACACGATTTCTACTGGGCCAACAACACCCTTGTGAGCGGCAATTACTTCAGCGCGATGGGGATCCGGCTCGTCCGCGGGCGAACCTTCACGGACGCCGATTCCCCCGAAGCTCCTATGGTCGCCGTCGTGAACCAAACGATGGCGCACACCTTCTGGCCGGGAGACGACCCGATTGGCAAGCGCATTCTGTGGGCTGGCCGCACGCTGACGATTGTCGGCATCGCCGGCGACGTGCGGCTGCAAGGCCTGGATGGAGCCGTCACACCGACTGTCTACAACTCCGTGTACCAGATCGAAAGTGGCGCGACGAGGAATGCTGTCTTCGTGGTTCGGGCAGCGACTGATGTGACCAGGCTGGGACCCGACGTGCGAAAGATCATTTCCTCGGTGGATCCTGGGCTGCCGGTGTTCGACGTACGGCGCCTCGACGAGATCGTCGCGGCTTCGCTTGCAGCGCGACGCTTCACCATGCTGCTGCTGGCATCGTTTGCCGCCCTGGCGCTCACGCTTGCCGTGATTGGGTTGTACGCCGTGCTGTCGTACCTGGTCGCTCAGCGCACATCAGAGCTCGGCGTCCGCCTGGCACTAGGTGCGTCGCCCCGGCGGATCGTCTGCCACGTGGTCAGCCAGGGGATGCGGCTCGCGGCAGCGGGAGCGCTCGTCGGTCTGTTGGCCGGGACGCTCGCCGCCACCACCGTCTCGAGTCTGCTCTTCGGTGTTCGTGCGCTCGATCCAACCGCGTTTCTCGTCGCCCCGGCCGTGCTGCTGCTGGTCGCGTTGGCCGCAAGCTACGTTCCGGCACGGCGTGCTGCCACTGTCGATCCGCTCGTCGCTCTGCGCTCCGAGTAA
- a CDS encoding PA0069 family radical SAM protein translates to MPDERRAIRGRGTAVNPPNRYERLAYVEDLEPSDEQDEERLPRTELLRDSSRTIIARNDSPDVGFEASINPYRGCEHGCAYCYARPSHEQLGFSSGLDFETKILVKENAPELLRHELASPRWKPQPIALSGVTDPYQPIERRLQITRRCVEVLADFRNPVAVVTKNYLVTRDVDYLAELARYDAALVFVSVTTLDAALQGKLEPRASTPARRLAAIEALARAGVPVGVMVAPIIPAVNDHEIPAILTAAARAGATAAGHVMLRLPYAVKELFERWLEAHLPDRKDKVLSRVRELRGGQLNDPQFGSRMRGTGPYASSVNALFAAACRRVGLNQRRRLLSTAAFRRPEGSQLSLFR, encoded by the coding sequence ATGCCTGACGAGCGGCGGGCGATTCGCGGGCGGGGCACGGCCGTCAACCCGCCGAACAGGTACGAGCGCCTGGCCTACGTGGAGGATCTGGAGCCGTCCGACGAACAAGACGAGGAGCGCCTCCCTCGAACAGAGCTCCTCCGCGACTCTTCCAGGACGATCATTGCGAGAAACGACAGTCCGGATGTTGGCTTCGAGGCCAGCATCAACCCATATCGCGGTTGCGAGCACGGTTGCGCCTACTGTTATGCTCGTCCCTCTCACGAGCAGCTAGGCTTTTCATCCGGCTTGGATTTCGAGACGAAGATCCTCGTCAAGGAGAACGCGCCGGAGCTCCTGCGCCATGAGCTCGCATCGCCGCGCTGGAAGCCGCAACCGATTGCGCTGTCGGGCGTCACAGATCCTTACCAGCCGATCGAGCGACGACTCCAGATCACACGCCGCTGTGTCGAGGTGCTCGCCGACTTTCGAAATCCGGTGGCCGTGGTGACCAAGAACTACCTGGTTACTCGAGACGTGGACTATCTCGCCGAGCTCGCACGGTACGACGCCGCGCTCGTCTTTGTCTCGGTCACCACGCTCGATGCGGCGCTCCAAGGCAAGCTGGAGCCTCGCGCCTCCACGCCTGCGCGACGGCTCGCGGCAATCGAGGCGCTCGCCCGTGCCGGCGTGCCGGTGGGCGTCATGGTGGCCCCAATCATTCCCGCGGTCAACGACCACGAGATTCCCGCCATCCTCACCGCGGCGGCACGCGCAGGTGCGACGGCGGCTGGCCACGTCATGCTGCGCCTCCCGTATGCCGTCAAGGAGCTGTTCGAGCGCTGGTTGGAGGCCCATCTCCCCGATCGCAAAGACAAGGTCCTCAGCCGGGTGCGTGAGCTGCGCGGCGGTCAACTGAACGATCCGCAGTTCGGCTCGCGCATGCGCGGCACCGGGCCATACGCCTCCAGCGTCAACGCGCTGTTCGCCGCGGCCTGCCGTCGTGTTGGGCTCAACCAGCGGCGCCGACTGCTTTCCACGGCCGCCTTCCGCCGCCCGGAAGGATCTCAGCTCAGCCTCTTTCGCTAA